The DNA segment TTTTGTCCCAAAGCACATGCCCATGGAACGCTGCATGTCTTAAAATCAAAATGTTCTGGAGGAAGAAGCAAACATGATCAGGCGAAACATCCAGTGGTGGAATCCCCTGAGACCGTCTTACATCCCTGCCATTCTGCTGGCCCTTTCCTGGCCGCTTTTGTGGGCCTGGATTTTGCTGGACTGGCTGGTGTTCAATCCCTTCAGATTGTTTGACAACCCCAGAGACAACACCTACAACGTGTTGCTGGATGTTTTTCTGGTGGTCAGCTGGATTTCTCCTTTGCTGGCCTTATGGACGTACCGCACCAGGGGATGGCACTGGAGTGCAGCCCTCTTCCTGCTGGCTTTCGGTCTGTTTCTGATTGCTTCTTTCCTGCTGTGATGCTGCAAAAAGCCCCGGTTTGTCCGGGGCTCTGGCTGATGGCTGATGGCAGATGGCTGAACGCTGACGGCTTTTAAATCAGGTTTGGGGTTTCTTTCAGGTGGGCGAGGTGCTCGGGGATGTCCTGGGTGGGGCCATCATTCATGAACACCTGCTCGGCCTTGTAACTGCTGCGCACCAGAGGACCGGACACCACTTCCAGGAAACCGAGTTCCATGCCGATCTTCTGCACCTCATCAAACTCCTGGGGGGTCCAGTATTTCTCAACAGGCAGGTGGTGGCGGGTGGGGCGCAGGTACTGTCCGAAGGTGATGATGTCCACTCCGGCGTCACGGCAGTCTTTCATGGCCTGCACGACTTCTTCGAGGGTTTCACCGAGGCCCAGCATGATGCTGGTCTTGGTGTACACATCAGGACGGTACTGTTTGGCGTGGGCCAGCACTTTCAGGGTCTGACGGTAACTGGCGCGGATGTCCCGGACCGGGTGAGTCAGGCGTTCCACGGTTTCCATGTTCTGGGCGTACACGTGCACGCCAGAATCCAGAATCATCTCGACGCATTTCAGGTTGCCCTGAAAGTCCGGAGTCAGGGTTTCCACCTTGGTCTGGGGATTCATCTTGATGATCTGCTCGACGGTGCGGGCAAAGTGGTAAGCGCCCCCATCAGGCAGATCGTCCCGGTCCACGCTGGTCAGCACCACGTATTTGAGGCTCATCAGCTTGACGGACTCTGCGACATTGTAAGGCTCCATCACATCCAGCTTGCCCTGCGGGTTGCCGGTGTCCACGGCGCAGAAACGGCAGGCGCGGGTGCAGATGTGACCCATCAGCATGAAGGTTGCGGTGCCTCTGGACCAGCATTCCCCGATGTTGGGGCACATGGCTTCCTCGCACACCGTGTGCAGCTTGTGGTCCTTCACAATGCCCTTGGTGTGCTGGTAGATGTCCCCACTGGGCATGCGGACCTTCAGCCATTCGGGTTTCTTCTCTCTGACGGGTTCGGCATTCTTGCGATAAATGCCGTTCTTGATGTACCGGGGTTCGCTCATAATCCCTCTTTTTTACAATTCAGGAAACGAGAAATCGTACTCCTGAAAGGTCTGCCGGAAGTCTTCTGCGACAAAGTTCTTGACTTCCTGCATATTGATTTCACGCCCGAGCAGTTTCTGCAGGCTGGTGACGCCCCTGTCCTGAATGCCACACGGAATGATGTAGGAGAAGTGGTCCAGGTTCGTGCTGACATTCAGGGCGAAACCATGGAACGCGACATGCTTCTGGATGGCCACGCCAATGGCGGCAACTTTCTCATCGCCGACCCATACGCCAGCGTACCCCGGAGAGCCACTCGCTTCAAGCCCGTACCGTGCGAGTGTCTTGATGAGTGCCCCCTCCAGCAGCCTCAGGAAATCCCTGACCCTGCGGCCCACCGGGAAGATGGGGTAGCCCACCAGCTGTCCGGGTCCGTGGTACGTCACGTCTCCGCCCCGTTCAATGGCATGCACAGAGATGCCCTGTCCTGCCAGAAATTCACGGGGCACAATGATGTTCTCGCCCTCTTTGGCCTTGCGCCCCAGGGTCAGCACAGCGGGATGCTCGACCAGCAGCAGCGTGGGCTCCATCTCCCTTGCTGCCACCTTGCCATGCACCTCGTGCTGGACGTCTAAGGCTTTCAAATACTCGAGCGTTCCCAGGTCGGTCACGCGAAATGTTTCACTCACGTTAAGCATTCTAATGGTTTTGGGGAGGGGACAGTGGGAGGCAATGAGCAATTCATGCAGAAAGCAGAAAGCAGAAGGCAAAAGGCAAAAAGTGCTTAAGCTTGAGCATCCTGTGCTTTCTGCCTTGGCCTTCAGCCTTCTGCCAGACCGCCACATATCCGACAGCATCTCATCCTGGAATATGATGGGTTTAAGTTATGGACAAAGAAAAACTGTACATGATCGGCGGATTTCTGCTTTTTGGAATTTCTGGATACCAGGCCTGGGCGTTTCATGGTGGGGTGGTGCACTGGCTGGGTGGGTTGCAGTTTGTCGGGTCCGTGGTTTACCTGGCCTGGTACCTGTCGAAAAGCCTGAGCCTGCAGCAGATGATGCCCGCTCTTTGGGTGCTGTGGGCGGTGGGTCTGGTGGCCTGGATGCTGGATTTCTCCAGAGGCAATCCTGCATTCATTTTTGCCCTGCTTTTGTGGGGACTTGCCTTGCAGGACGATCAGAGAAAATCCCGTACCAGTGGGCGGGTTAAACATAAGGAGATTTCCCGGTCTTGATTTAGGTAAAAACATAATATACAATGGTGGGTATAGAAATCAGCTGTGCCTGAGAGGAGAAAACCATGACAGCAGTGCCTAGAAACAAGACGCAGAATTATGCCACACCCTACCCCCAGGAGCATACTGAACCCATGATTGAACTGCACCTTACAGGCATTCTGGGAACCAAGATCACTGTCCACGTGAAAGACGAAGATGAAATGCTCCGCGTCATGCGCCAGTATGGCCGCCGGGGCTGGACCAGTGGTGAGATCCCCGCAGGCGGGCTGATTCTTCCCCTGTCCATGGCCGACACCTTCGACTGGTCCCTGATCGGTGCACGCGAGTTCACCAATTCTGAGGGCGAGAAGAGCGTCTACCACAAAGGCCAAGTCTACAAGCGCCGTGAACTCGAAGAGGTGGACACCAAAAAGCTCAAGCTCCCCAGAATTGTGAAATACTCTCGCGGAGCCCGTCCCACCGACCCCGAGCACCTCAAAGAAGGCGAAGAGTCCGTGCGTTATGTCACCCTCATCACCTTCAGAGGCAATGGTCGTGCTCTGGAAGCCTTCCAGAACCCCGAAAAAGTTGCCGAACAGCAACAGAACCAGAACCCGTAAATCGTCATTGCTTCCCCCAAGGATGCGCCCCCCAGCTGCAACTGGGGGGTTTTGTTTTTGGAGCAGAAGACAAAAGGCAAAAGGCAAAAAGTGCTAAAGCTCAAGCGTTCCATGCCTTCTGCCTTGGCCGTCAGCCTTCTGCCATAAAGCTGACCGCTGCCTACGCCAAAACCCCCATCCCACACAGAGCACGACATGCTACCCTTCTTGGGTTTTCCCCAATCAACAAGGAGGCACATGACGGTTTTCTGGGAGATCATGGTCAGGGCGTATCAGCGGCAGATCACTTACCGGGCGGCGGCCATTGCGGGGCTCACCACCAATCTGTTTTTCGGGTTCATCAAGGCGGCGATGGTGGTGGCGTTCTACCAGAACACCTCCAGCCTGTCTGGGATGGATGAGAAGGCTGCGGTGACTTACACGGTGGTCACGCAGGCCTTGCTGGGTTTCCTGAGCATTTTCGGCACGTTTGACCTGATGCGCACGATTTACCGGGGGGAGGTGGCCACGGACCTCCTGAAACCCATTTCCTTTTTTGGGCTGTGGATGGCCCGGGATTTCGGGCAATCGGTGGCGCAACTGGTGCTCAGGGGCAGTGTGATCCTGCTGGTTTACGGGCTTTTCATGGACATGGATTTTCCTTCAAGCCTGATGCAGTGGGTCTGCACGATTGTGTCTCTGCTGCTGGGGTGGACGGTGTGGTTCACCGTGCGTTTTCTGGTGAACCTGACGGCTTTCTGGTCTCCTGATGCCAGAGGGATTGCCCGGCTCTGTTATGCGGTCACCATGTTCCTGTCCGGTCTGCTGATGCCCCTCAGGCTGTATCCGGAGTGGGTGCAGGAGTTCGCTGCCTGGACTCCCTTCCCGTACGTCCTGAACACACCGATGGAGGTGTACACCGGGGTGATTTCGGGAATGGACCTTCTTCCTGCTCTGGCCTTGCAGGTTTTATGGCTTGTGGTTCTGCTGCTCCTCACCCAGGTGATCTGGAATCAGGCCAGCAGACGCCTGATGGTTCTGGGAGGCTGAAATGCACACCTTCTCTGTTTACCTGCGCCTGATTCATGGCCTGGTGCGCAGCCAGATGCAGTACAGGGTGTCTTTCGTGATGGACCTGATCGCCACCACGTTCTACACGGTGGTGGAGTTTGCCTCTCTGGTGCTGATCCTCACCAGGATTCGCACGCTGGGAAGCTGGAGCATTCCCGAGATCACCCTGCTGTACGGTCTGGCAGAGTTGTCCTTTGCCCTGATGGATCTGGTTTTCGCAGGGTTTGATCCTGCCATTTTTGGAGCATTCATCCGGCAGGGGAGCCTGGACCAGCTCATGCTGCGCCCGGTGAGCCTCACTGCGCAGGTGATGGGTTCGGATTTTGGCCTGAGGCGTCTCGGGAAGTGCCTGATGGGTCTGGGCATCCTGCTTTATGGGGTGTGGGCTTCGGGAATCGACTGGACGCCCGAAAAAGCCCTCTTCCTGGTGCTGGTGCTGGTCGGGATGGTGTTGTTCTTTGCGGGGCTTTTCATGATTGGCTCGACCATCACCTTCTGGACGGTGGATTCCGTGGAGGCCATGAACCTGCTGACCTACGGGGGCCGCGCCATGATCCAGTACCCGATGAGCATTTATCAGGACTGGCTGCGCAGGATCTTCACTTTTGTGGTTCCGGCCATCTTCCTGAATTACTACCCGGTGCTGTACCTGCTGAACAAACCAGATCCATTCGGCATGCCCACCTGGATTCACTGGCTCTCGCCTGTGGTGGGTTCAGGCACTTTTCTGCTGGCGGTGCTGTTCTGGCGTTACGGCATCCGGCACTACCAGAGCACAGGCACCTGAAGGGAGCGAACCATGATTGAAGTCGAGAACCTCTCCAAACACTTCCACATTCGCAAGCACCACAAGGGGGCTTTTGCAGGCTGGAAGAATTTCTTCACCCGTGAATCCACCCTGCTCAGAGCCGTGGACGGGATCTCGTTCAGCATCCAGAGAGGGGAGACTGTGGGCTACCTCGGTCCCAATGGGGCAGGGAAATCCACCACCATCAAGATGCTTTCGGGACTCCTGTTCCCGACCTCAGGCAAGGTTTCCGTGGGCGGCCTGGTGCCCTGGCAGAACCGCAAAGCCTACGTGTCCAGAATCGGGGTGGTCTTCGGACAGCGCACCACCCTGTGGTGGGACCTCCCGGTGATTGAATCCCTGGAGCTCTTCCAGCACATCTATAAAGTGCCTGCAGAGCGCTTCAGGAGCAACCTGAAAGAATTTGAAGACCTGCTCGGCCTCAAAGAATTCATGCACACCCCGGTGCGTTCCCTGTCCCTGGGGCAGCGCATGCGTGCAGACCTGTGCGCGGCCCTGCTGCATGACCCTGAAATCCTCTTTCTGGATGAGCCGACCATCGGTCTGGACATCCTGGCCAAAGAACGCATCCGCGAATTCATCCTGCATGTGAACCAGCAGCGGGAAACCACCGTGCTGCTGACCACCCATGACCTTTCCGATGTGCAAACCCTGTGCCAGCGGGTGATGATCATCGACCACGGGCACCTGCTCTACGATGGGGACATCCCAACCCTGCAAAAACGTTTTGGGGGCGAGCGTGAACTGATCGTGGACTTTGCCGAAACCTACCCGGATGTCAGCATTCCCGGGGCAAAGGTAGGAAAGTGGGACCATACCCGGGTCACGTACACCTTCAAAGACATTGCTGCTTCAGAACTGATCCGCAGGATTTCAGAGCGGTACAGCATTGTGGACCTCACGGTGAAAGAACCGGACATCGAGGGGACCATCAGGAACATCTACCAGCACGATCTGCTCTCGGCTCCTGTATAGCCCACCCTCATTTTGAAAACGTTTTCAAATCACAATGGAACAGAGGAGTCCAAACATGTCCATTCAGGCCCTGCTGCCAGAGATTGAACCCCATCTGGCCCGTCCTTTCGAGATTGAACCTCTCGATGGGGGGTTCACCAACCAGACCTACAAGATCACAGGTCTGAACCGGACCCTGGTCCTGAAACAGGTGGGACGGCAGCAGAACATCCTGGGACTGGACCCCCAGCAGGAAGTTCTGGCCTTGCAGCGTGCTTCAATGGCAGGCATCGGACCCAGGGTGATTCACCACAGCCAGCAGGGAAATTTTTTGCTGATGGAGTTCCTGCAGGGAAGCCTGATTGAAGCAGCAGACCTGAACCGTCCTGAAATCCTCAGGGCCATTGTCGGGCAGGTGCAGGCCGTGCACCAGATGCAGGGCATTGCCCGAGCATGCAGCCCTTACCACCTGGTTGAGCGTTATCTTCAGGGGGCAAGCGAACTGGGGATAAAGATCCCCCATCAGATGGCAGGTTTCCTGAGGCGCATGGAGGGAATTGAGAAGCGCCGGAGCAGGGACCACACTTTCACCAGGGTGTACTGCCACAATGACCTGTACCGTTTCAACATCATGCAGACCCCGCAGGGCATCCGTCTGCTGGACTG comes from the Deinococcus cellulosilyticus NBRC 106333 = KACC 11606 genome and includes:
- the lipA gene encoding lipoyl synthase translates to MSEPRYIKNGIYRKNAEPVREKKPEWLKVRMPSGDIYQHTKGIVKDHKLHTVCEEAMCPNIGECWSRGTATFMLMGHICTRACRFCAVDTGNPQGKLDVMEPYNVAESVKLMSLKYVVLTSVDRDDLPDGGAYHFARTVEQIIKMNPQTKVETLTPDFQGNLKCVEMILDSGVHVYAQNMETVERLTHPVRDIRASYRQTLKVLAHAKQYRPDVYTKTSIMLGLGETLEEVVQAMKDCRDAGVDIITFGQYLRPTRHHLPVEKYWTPQEFDEVQKIGMELGFLEVVSGPLVRSSYKAEQVFMNDGPTQDIPEHLAHLKETPNLI
- the lipB gene encoding lipoyl(octanoyl) transferase LipB → MSETFRVTDLGTLEYLKALDVQHEVHGKVAAREMEPTLLLVEHPAVLTLGRKAKEGENIIVPREFLAGQGISVHAIERGGDVTYHGPGQLVGYPIFPVGRRVRDFLRLLEGALIKTLARYGLEASGSPGYAGVWVGDEKVAAIGVAIQKHVAFHGFALNVSTNLDHFSYIIPCGIQDRGVTSLQKLLGREINMQEVKNFVAEDFRQTFQEYDFSFPEL
- a CDS encoding single-stranded DNA-binding protein, whose protein sequence is MTAVPRNKTQNYATPYPQEHTEPMIELHLTGILGTKITVHVKDEDEMLRVMRQYGRRGWTSGEIPAGGLILPLSMADTFDWSLIGAREFTNSEGEKSVYHKGQVYKRRELEEVDTKKLKLPRIVKYSRGARPTDPEHLKEGEESVRYVTLITFRGNGRALEAFQNPEKVAEQQQNQNP
- a CDS encoding ABC transporter permease — translated: MTVFWEIMVRAYQRQITYRAAAIAGLTTNLFFGFIKAAMVVAFYQNTSSLSGMDEKAAVTYTVVTQALLGFLSIFGTFDLMRTIYRGEVATDLLKPISFFGLWMARDFGQSVAQLVLRGSVILLVYGLFMDMDFPSSLMQWVCTIVSLLLGWTVWFTVRFLVNLTAFWSPDARGIARLCYAVTMFLSGLLMPLRLYPEWVQEFAAWTPFPYVLNTPMEVYTGVISGMDLLPALALQVLWLVVLLLLTQVIWNQASRRLMVLGG
- a CDS encoding ABC transporter permease encodes the protein MHTFSVYLRLIHGLVRSQMQYRVSFVMDLIATTFYTVVEFASLVLILTRIRTLGSWSIPEITLLYGLAELSFALMDLVFAGFDPAIFGAFIRQGSLDQLMLRPVSLTAQVMGSDFGLRRLGKCLMGLGILLYGVWASGIDWTPEKALFLVLVLVGMVLFFAGLFMIGSTITFWTVDSVEAMNLLTYGGRAMIQYPMSIYQDWLRRIFTFVVPAIFLNYYPVLYLLNKPDPFGMPTWIHWLSPVVGSGTFLLAVLFWRYGIRHYQSTGT
- a CDS encoding ABC transporter ATP-binding protein, with the protein product MIEVENLSKHFHIRKHHKGAFAGWKNFFTRESTLLRAVDGISFSIQRGETVGYLGPNGAGKSTTIKMLSGLLFPTSGKVSVGGLVPWQNRKAYVSRIGVVFGQRTTLWWDLPVIESLELFQHIYKVPAERFRSNLKEFEDLLGLKEFMHTPVRSLSLGQRMRADLCAALLHDPEILFLDEPTIGLDILAKERIREFILHVNQQRETTVLLTTHDLSDVQTLCQRVMIIDHGHLLYDGDIPTLQKRFGGERELIVDFAETYPDVSIPGAKVGKWDHTRVTYTFKDIAASELIRRISERYSIVDLTVKEPDIEGTIRNIYQHDLLSAPV
- a CDS encoding choline/ethanolamine kinase family protein; translation: MSIQALLPEIEPHLARPFEIEPLDGGFTNQTYKITGLNRTLVLKQVGRQQNILGLDPQQEVLALQRASMAGIGPRVIHHSQQGNFLLMEFLQGSLIEAADLNRPEILRAIVGQVQAVHQMQGIARACSPYHLVERYLQGASELGIKIPHQMAGFLRRMEGIEKRRSRDHTFTRVYCHNDLYRFNIMQTPQGIRLLDWELSGVGDAFFDLATLSFSNRFSREQDENLIFLYFGCCTPDLMQALQDMKFMNMLREIGWALLHAGLEPEQVNHQMDYLSWAHTVVQRLQEGHLDL